From the Zonotrichia leucophrys gambelii isolate GWCS_2022_RI chromosome 10, RI_Zleu_2.0, whole genome shotgun sequence genome, one window contains:
- the REC114 gene encoding meiotic recombination protein REC114 isoform X3, protein MAAAGGSRGSQPGLASAPGTAGDTSLLGSATVWPLKRCARFLPPKDGDDEGQVFESNEESGPLVLTIVESGHFFISQGQTVLEGFSLIDSHKWLKIVRRADCLLLQAQAKQSECRMFRVQFGGSCREEVQERCSSCVHKLRQFLPVQGAEEQSPSQDSQAMDTEHAPDEPLPDSCTSLGERRSVAQLAQWVLRQRPELPPVLRQPAWSARELGTFMRLCLMDQHFPAFVEDVEKELHRLAKE, encoded by the exons ATGGCGGCAGCTGGCGGCAGTCGTggctcccagcctgggctggcttCGGCGCCAGGCACCGCCGGCGACACCTCCCTCCTCGGTAGCGCCACAGTGTGGCCCTTGAAGCGCTGCGCTCGCTTCCTCCCCCCGAAGGACGGTGACGATGAGGGGCAG GTGTTTGAATCAAATGAAGAATCAGGCCCTCTTGTCCTTACCATTGTGGAGTCTGGccatttctttatttcccaAGGGCAAACAGTGCTG GAAGGCTTTTCCCTGATCGATTCCCACAAGTGGCTGAAGATAGTGAGGAGAGCAGAttgcctgctgctccaggcacaggcCAAG CAGAGCGAGTGCCGCATGTTCCGCGTGCAGTTcggaggcagctgcagggaggaggtgcAGGAGCGCTGCAGCAGCTGCGTCCACAAGCTCAGGCAGTTCCTGCCCGTGCAgggggctgaggagcagagccccagccaggacagccaggcCATGGACACCGAGCACGCA CCAGATGAGCCTCTCCCAGACTCCTGCACAAGCCTTGGAGAAAGAAGATCTGTAGCACAGCTTGCACAG TGGGTGCTGCGGCAGCGGCCGGAGCTGCCCCCGGTGCTGCGGCAGCCGGCCTGGAGCGCCCGCGAGCTGGGAACCTTCATGCGCCTGTGCCTCATGGACCAGCACTTCCCTGCCTTCGTGGAGGAcgtggagaaggagctgcacaGGCTGGCCAAGGAATAG
- the REC114 gene encoding meiotic recombination protein REC114 isoform X2, with the protein MAAAGGSRGSQPGLASAPGTAGDTSLLGSATVWPLKRCARFLPPKDGDDEGQVTSWKVFESNEESGPLVLTIVESGHFFISQGQTVLEGFSLIDSHKWLKIVRRADCLLLQAQAKSECRMFRVQFGGSCREEVQERCSSCVHKLRQFLPVQGAEEQSPSQDSQAMDTEHAPDEPLPDSCTSLGERRSVAQLAQWVLRQRPELPPVLRQPAWSARELGTFMRLCLMDQHFPAFVEDVEKELHRLAKE; encoded by the exons ATGGCGGCAGCTGGCGGCAGTCGTggctcccagcctgggctggcttCGGCGCCAGGCACCGCCGGCGACACCTCCCTCCTCGGTAGCGCCACAGTGTGGCCCTTGAAGCGCTGCGCTCGCTTCCTCCCCCCGAAGGACGGTGACGATGAGGGGCAGGTCACCTCGTGGAAG GTGTTTGAATCAAATGAAGAATCAGGCCCTCTTGTCCTTACCATTGTGGAGTCTGGccatttctttatttcccaAGGGCAAACAGTGCTG GAAGGCTTTTCCCTGATCGATTCCCACAAGTGGCTGAAGATAGTGAGGAGAGCAGAttgcctgctgctccaggcacaggcCAAG AGCGAGTGCCGCATGTTCCGCGTGCAGTTcggaggcagctgcagggaggaggtgcAGGAGCGCTGCAGCAGCTGCGTCCACAAGCTCAGGCAGTTCCTGCCCGTGCAgggggctgaggagcagagccccagccaggacagccaggcCATGGACACCGAGCACGCA CCAGATGAGCCTCTCCCAGACTCCTGCACAAGCCTTGGAGAAAGAAGATCTGTAGCACAGCTTGCACAG TGGGTGCTGCGGCAGCGGCCGGAGCTGCCCCCGGTGCTGCGGCAGCCGGCCTGGAGCGCCCGCGAGCTGGGAACCTTCATGCGCCTGTGCCTCATGGACCAGCACTTCCCTGCCTTCGTGGAGGAcgtggagaaggagctgcacaGGCTGGCCAAGGAATAG
- the REC114 gene encoding meiotic recombination protein REC114 isoform X1, with the protein MAAAGGSRGSQPGLASAPGTAGDTSLLGSATVWPLKRCARFLPPKDGDDEGQVTSWKVFESNEESGPLVLTIVESGHFFISQGQTVLEGFSLIDSHKWLKIVRRADCLLLQAQAKQSECRMFRVQFGGSCREEVQERCSSCVHKLRQFLPVQGAEEQSPSQDSQAMDTEHAPDEPLPDSCTSLGERRSVAQLAQWVLRQRPELPPVLRQPAWSARELGTFMRLCLMDQHFPAFVEDVEKELHRLAKE; encoded by the exons ATGGCGGCAGCTGGCGGCAGTCGTggctcccagcctgggctggcttCGGCGCCAGGCACCGCCGGCGACACCTCCCTCCTCGGTAGCGCCACAGTGTGGCCCTTGAAGCGCTGCGCTCGCTTCCTCCCCCCGAAGGACGGTGACGATGAGGGGCAGGTCACCTCGTGGAAG GTGTTTGAATCAAATGAAGAATCAGGCCCTCTTGTCCTTACCATTGTGGAGTCTGGccatttctttatttcccaAGGGCAAACAGTGCTG GAAGGCTTTTCCCTGATCGATTCCCACAAGTGGCTGAAGATAGTGAGGAGAGCAGAttgcctgctgctccaggcacaggcCAAG CAGAGCGAGTGCCGCATGTTCCGCGTGCAGTTcggaggcagctgcagggaggaggtgcAGGAGCGCTGCAGCAGCTGCGTCCACAAGCTCAGGCAGTTCCTGCCCGTGCAgggggctgaggagcagagccccagccaggacagccaggcCATGGACACCGAGCACGCA CCAGATGAGCCTCTCCCAGACTCCTGCACAAGCCTTGGAGAAAGAAGATCTGTAGCACAGCTTGCACAG TGGGTGCTGCGGCAGCGGCCGGAGCTGCCCCCGGTGCTGCGGCAGCCGGCCTGGAGCGCCCGCGAGCTGGGAACCTTCATGCGCCTGTGCCTCATGGACCAGCACTTCCCTGCCTTCGTGGAGGAcgtggagaaggagctgcacaGGCTGGCCAAGGAATAG